A single genomic interval of Aureliella helgolandensis harbors:
- a CDS encoding serine/threonine-protein kinase, with amino-acid sequence MNLESSRPPTVKELFLALLDVKDHAERAQIMKESGCDDTTKAEVQKLLTAHGSDAPNLLDEAVARFGPSDEPTLVESRAELLPGDVVGSFKILKPIGEGGMGTVYAAEQTEPVRRLVALKIIRAAIATNDVIARFQGERQAIALMDHPHIAKVLEVGTTNARQPYLAMELVEGLSITKYADAHRLTTDERLRLFEKVCMAVRHAHRKGIIHRDLKPSNILVAHVDDAPVPKIIDFGLAKAVDQPLTDSTMYTGFSRMLGTPMYMSPEQAELGGVDVDTRCDIYSLGVILYELLTGVPPFDRERFKNISFDEIRRIVREVEPRRPSSTLSGPVSSHICKNRSMEHSKLRATLRGELDWIVLTAMEKDRERRYDSAGELADDIRRFLNSETIAACPPSTYYRMRKYAWRNRWPLVVVCTIFAALVATSSISMWQVWSVRRANIAIASREQRANELLEAMRFKEAVSAYRQGDLATLSNRTDRWSQEQAARSDASQAKTANFMSLLNSATEISPISGLQHTALIHDVAISADQHNAVCVDEQGDVYLWNLDDSAADGFKLGSHEEPAHAVAVSPDGLRAVTGSHTGQLAFWDLEKRTLVQKIQPLETGVETIRYSPDGLYVAAGARYSGVWVGNSEGQKRFEVENDHRHEALLFSPDASELLVPTREGIDVWNLESRSRTRTLRSSPLSNVRAMCLAGRNQRWLVVGERYSETLVLLDRETGKFSGAILAGRHPRSLVASPDGLWLAASYANGRIQLIQLSDRNDDTVTGEVRYQFQAHRGADEARLPLVWLESRFEFVSAGVDGKIQRWNRARIPPTQELQPPAPLSGLLLQSDRPQPYFYYFNHLRSRIAQLSQENSELYFPEGLVTNTVQNGRLAIRDPVNVCIFELATGKSLASIETSRNLDWSLALSRDGNAVIGGDRSGFIVWATHDSWSNFELVGSVELVQEFPPQLAGGHRTAIAHDAEAGALVEIDLASGERETLHPLQAVDATSICLSHDETLVAIAGYQGIRVIDRHTKQTKLHIETVFGPRILQFFPDDKVLLSVDNDGSVRAWHIPTGESLGALYSPSTPLGMPTSLQITADGRRAAVCYNGPTTRIPVILGRP; translated from the coding sequence ATGAATCTAGAATCATCGCGTCCCCCGACGGTGAAAGAGCTGTTCCTGGCTCTCCTGGACGTAAAGGACCACGCCGAGCGCGCGCAGATCATGAAGGAAAGCGGTTGTGATGACACGACCAAGGCGGAGGTTCAAAAGCTCTTAACGGCGCATGGCTCCGACGCTCCCAATTTGCTCGACGAAGCCGTTGCGCGCTTCGGGCCCTCTGATGAGCCAACCCTGGTGGAAAGCCGAGCGGAACTACTTCCGGGCGACGTTGTCGGCAGCTTTAAGATCCTCAAGCCAATTGGCGAAGGTGGGATGGGAACAGTCTACGCAGCGGAGCAAACCGAGCCGGTGAGACGCTTGGTGGCCTTGAAGATTATTCGAGCGGCCATTGCGACCAACGATGTTATCGCCCGCTTTCAAGGGGAGCGGCAAGCGATCGCGTTGATGGACCACCCCCATATCGCCAAGGTTCTGGAAGTCGGCACGACGAATGCAAGACAGCCGTACTTGGCGATGGAACTCGTCGAAGGTCTATCGATCACGAAGTATGCGGACGCGCATCGCTTGACCACCGACGAGCGTCTGAGGTTGTTCGAAAAGGTCTGCATGGCAGTCCGCCACGCGCATCGGAAAGGCATTATTCATCGAGATCTGAAGCCCTCCAACATCCTCGTGGCGCACGTTGACGATGCCCCCGTCCCAAAGATCATCGACTTTGGCTTGGCGAAAGCCGTCGATCAACCCCTCACGGACTCTACCATGTACACCGGTTTTTCCCGCATGCTGGGCACACCGATGTACATGAGCCCCGAACAAGCAGAGTTGGGGGGAGTTGATGTCGATACTCGCTGCGATATCTATTCGCTGGGAGTCATTCTGTATGAATTGTTGACGGGAGTGCCTCCGTTCGATCGAGAGCGTTTCAAGAACATCAGCTTTGACGAAATCCGACGAATTGTGCGCGAAGTCGAACCACGCCGACCGAGCAGCACGCTGAGCGGACCGGTTAGCTCCCACATTTGCAAAAATCGCTCGATGGAACACAGCAAGTTGCGGGCGACGCTCCGTGGAGAACTCGACTGGATCGTGCTGACGGCCATGGAAAAGGACCGTGAGCGCCGTTACGACTCGGCCGGAGAACTGGCGGACGACATCCGTCGATTCCTAAACAGTGAAACGATCGCCGCGTGTCCGCCCTCGACCTACTATCGAATGCGGAAGTACGCCTGGCGAAATCGCTGGCCGCTGGTTGTCGTTTGCACAATCTTCGCCGCGTTGGTAGCCACCAGCTCAATTTCGATGTGGCAGGTGTGGAGTGTACGACGAGCCAATATTGCGATTGCCAGCAGAGAGCAGCGGGCCAATGAATTGCTGGAAGCCATGCGCTTTAAAGAAGCGGTTTCCGCATACCGCCAGGGTGACTTAGCTACTCTATCCAATCGTACCGATCGGTGGTCTCAGGAGCAGGCAGCTAGAAGTGATGCCTCTCAGGCTAAAACAGCGAACTTCATGAGCCTGCTAAATTCAGCTACGGAAATATCTCCCATCAGCGGACTTCAACACACGGCATTGATCCATGATGTGGCGATCTCGGCGGATCAGCACAACGCGGTCTGTGTGGATGAGCAAGGGGATGTCTACCTCTGGAATCTTGACGATTCCGCAGCGGACGGTTTTAAGCTGGGGTCGCACGAGGAACCGGCACACGCCGTCGCTGTTTCGCCGGATGGTCTGCGAGCCGTGACGGGGAGCCATACGGGCCAGCTAGCGTTTTGGGACCTTGAGAAGAGAACGTTGGTGCAAAAGATCCAACCGCTCGAGACCGGCGTGGAGACAATTCGCTATTCACCCGACGGTCTCTACGTGGCAGCAGGGGCGCGATACAGCGGAGTTTGGGTGGGCAATAGTGAGGGCCAAAAACGATTTGAGGTGGAGAATGATCATCGGCACGAAGCGCTCCTGTTCTCGCCCGATGCCTCAGAGCTGCTCGTCCCAACCCGCGAAGGAATTGACGTTTGGAATCTTGAATCTCGCAGCCGCACGCGGACGTTACGTTCCAGCCCCCTGTCTAACGTGAGGGCCATGTGCTTGGCGGGACGCAATCAACGGTGGCTAGTGGTCGGCGAGCGCTACTCAGAGACGTTAGTTTTGTTGGATCGCGAGACGGGTAAGTTCTCGGGTGCGATACTCGCTGGTCGGCATCCCCGCTCGCTGGTTGCGTCTCCGGATGGCCTGTGGCTTGCCGCCAGCTATGCGAATGGTCGCATCCAACTCATTCAGTTGTCTGATCGCAATGATGACACGGTGACCGGTGAAGTCCGTTACCAGTTCCAGGCGCACCGCGGTGCCGACGAGGCACGCTTGCCGCTGGTTTGGCTGGAATCACGCTTCGAATTTGTATCCGCAGGCGTCGACGGCAAGATTCAACGCTGGAATCGGGCTCGCATTCCCCCCACGCAGGAGCTCCAACCGCCTGCCCCACTATCGGGCCTGCTTCTCCAAAGCGATCGTCCCCAACCCTACTTCTACTATTTCAACCATCTGCGCTCGCGAATCGCTCAACTCAGCCAAGAGAATAGCGAACTCTACTTTCCCGAAGGACTGGTGACCAATACGGTACAAAATGGTCGGCTTGCGATACGCGATCCGGTCAACGTTTGCATCTTTGAGCTTGCGACTGGAAAGAGTCTGGCGTCCATTGAAACATCACGCAACTTGGATTGGTCGTTGGCTTTATCGCGCGACGGCAACGCGGTGATCGGCGGTGACAGGAGTGGCTTTATCGTATGGGCTACTCACGATTCCTGGAGCAACTTCGAGCTGGTCGGTTCTGTAGAACTCGTCCAGGAATTCCCCCCTCAACTGGCTGGCGGCCACCGTACCGCAATCGCGCACGATGCGGAAGCAGGTGCGTTGGTCGAAATCGATCTCGCGTCTGGCGAGCGCGAAACACTCCATCCTCTGCAGGCGGTGGACGCGACCTCAATCTGTTTGAGCCATGATGAGACACTGGTAGCGATTGCTGGCTACCAGGGGATCCGCGTGATCGATCGACACACCAAGCAGACTAAGCTGCACATAGAAACGGTGTTTGGGCCCAGGATTCTTCAGTTCTTCCCTGACGACAAAGTCTTGTTATCGGTCGACAACGATGGCAGTGTCCGAGCCTGGCATATCCCTACCGGCGAGTCCTTGGGAGCTTTGTATTCTCCCTCAACTCCACTTGGCATGCCCACTTCATTGCAGATTACTGCAGACGGCAGACGGGCTGCCGTCTGCTACAACGGTCCCACGACACGCATCCCAGTCATCCTGGGCCGCCCTTAG
- a CDS encoding ECF-type sigma factor — translation MNEVTQWLREAHGGSLVAGEHLLQTVYTELRTLASFHFNKERTDHSLQPTALVNEAYLRLVTDGKLQKFENRGHFFSAAAEAMRRILVDSARARQCLKRGGELRRIDLGDLMADDQCTDDLLLDLEAGLCQLKEVDADSAELIKLRLFAGLSVAEAGDVMGLSRTAAYRTWEFARSWFGVYLRE, via the coding sequence ATGAACGAAGTGACTCAGTGGTTGCGTGAAGCGCACGGAGGAAGCCTCGTTGCTGGAGAGCATCTGTTGCAGACCGTTTACACGGAACTGCGCACCTTGGCAAGTTTTCATTTCAACAAGGAGCGAACGGACCACAGTCTGCAGCCCACGGCATTGGTGAATGAAGCCTACCTGCGGTTGGTCACGGATGGAAAGCTGCAGAAGTTCGAAAATCGGGGGCATTTCTTTTCGGCTGCAGCTGAGGCCATGCGACGAATCTTGGTAGACTCCGCCCGCGCTCGACAATGCCTTAAGCGGGGTGGCGAACTGCGTAGGATTGACTTGGGGGATCTAATGGCCGATGACCAATGTACGGACGACCTTTTGCTCGATTTGGAAGCGGGATTGTGCCAACTTAAAGAAGTCGATGCCGATTCTGCCGAATTGATCAAGCTGCGGCTCTTCGCCGGCCTATCGGTGGCGGAGGCGGGCGACGTCATGGGGCTGTCCCGCACAGCCGCCTATCGAACTTGGGAATTCGCCAGATCTTGGTTCGGCGTCTATCTGCGGGAGTGA
- a CDS encoding DUF1559 family PulG-like putative transporter, translating to MQNPPNAIRRGVSLVELMVVLAIIGLMLGMLLPAVQVVRERAREAVCKNNLHQLNMAIANFAETHKKLPAEPVADQVSGWTVEILPFLEQRNRFEKLPVGRTLAAVPEAFRRPPAIFRCPRRTSLDEWNNAEQTNAHYAFVPTRGRKSYYVFDFPVELQAHWLNGPEFRYEAFIQRKGPHADGFFFSSGFQQGVGFMLNGVKQH from the coding sequence ATGCAGAATCCGCCCAATGCAATTCGCCGAGGTGTGAGCTTAGTTGAATTGATGGTGGTGCTGGCTATTATCGGTTTGATGTTGGGGATGCTTTTGCCTGCTGTGCAAGTGGTGCGTGAGCGGGCGCGCGAAGCGGTTTGCAAGAACAACCTGCACCAGTTGAACATGGCAATCGCCAATTTCGCCGAAACTCACAAAAAACTACCCGCGGAGCCGGTAGCTGATCAGGTAAGTGGTTGGACCGTAGAGATCCTCCCCTTCCTCGAGCAGAGGAACCGGTTCGAAAAGCTCCCTGTAGGGCGTACTCTGGCGGCGGTCCCCGAGGCGTTTCGGCGGCCTCCAGCCATCTTCCGCTGCCCACGTCGGACCAGTCTGGACGAGTGGAACAACGCCGAACAGACGAATGCCCATTACGCATTCGTTCCCACGCGTGGCCGCAAGTCCTACTACGTATTCGATTTTCCAGTTGAACTGCAAGCGCACTGGTTAAACGGGCCCGAATTCCGTTACGAGGCTTTCATCCAGCGCAAGGGCCCCCATGCGGATGGTTTCTTCTTCTCCAGCGGTTTTCAGCAAGGAGTGGGGTTCATGCTCAACGGGGTCAAGCAACACTGA
- a CDS encoding DUF1501 domain-containing protein — translation MFRIQGSPGKDLCDPHLQVSRRDVMRVGGSGLLGLTLGSILKLQSHANEAQVVHSPGWGKAKSVIMVYLQGGPSHLDLWDPKENVPENVKSAFSNISTKIPGIAFTENLPQLAQINDRFSMIRSMSYTPNGLFNHTAAIYQLMTGYTTDKVSPSGQLEPPTPKDFPNFGSNIIRLKPTSEPMLPFVMLPRPLQESNVIGKGGTAGFLGKAFDPYTLYPDGDDMDMAKMERIKIDDLQLRPDVFSVRLERRAKLRDLVNAKMPEINNAVKDFELDGYYDQALNLIVSGRARDAFSLSSEKAELRDRYGRNTFGQSCLLARRLVEAGTRVVEVIWPKVANSDNHSWDHHSGLTERMKDRSAPMLDSGLSTLIEDLDERGMLEETLVVAIGEFGRSPQRGVSTSGNNNSADGRDHWPYCYTAIVAGAGVKRGYVHGKSDKTASAPLEDPVHPIELLASIYHAFGIAPDTIVYNHLNQPRELVKAEALTAIFS, via the coding sequence ATGTTCCGAATTCAAGGTAGTCCCGGTAAGGATTTATGCGATCCCCATCTGCAGGTCTCGCGCCGCGACGTAATGCGTGTCGGAGGGTCTGGTTTACTCGGCCTCACCTTGGGCAGCATCCTGAAGCTGCAGTCGCATGCCAACGAGGCGCAGGTCGTCCACTCACCAGGCTGGGGCAAGGCCAAGAGTGTGATCATGGTCTACCTGCAAGGGGGACCAAGTCACCTAGATTTGTGGGACCCCAAGGAGAATGTCCCCGAGAATGTCAAAAGCGCCTTTTCGAACATCTCTACCAAGATCCCGGGTATCGCATTTACCGAGAACTTACCTCAACTCGCTCAGATCAATGACCGCTTCTCGATGATCCGATCGATGAGCTACACCCCCAACGGACTGTTCAACCATACGGCCGCAATCTATCAATTGATGACCGGCTACACCACTGACAAGGTGAGTCCGTCTGGGCAATTGGAGCCACCAACTCCTAAGGACTTCCCCAACTTTGGCTCGAACATCATTCGGCTAAAGCCGACGAGTGAACCGATGTTGCCATTCGTGATGCTTCCCAGACCGCTGCAGGAAAGCAACGTTATCGGCAAGGGTGGCACCGCTGGCTTTCTAGGCAAGGCCTTCGACCCCTACACGCTCTATCCCGATGGCGACGATATGGATATGGCCAAAATGGAACGCATCAAGATCGATGACCTCCAATTGCGTCCCGACGTTTTTTCGGTGCGGCTGGAACGGCGGGCCAAGTTGCGGGATCTGGTGAATGCCAAGATGCCCGAAATTAATAACGCCGTCAAGGATTTTGAACTCGATGGCTATTACGATCAAGCACTGAATCTCATCGTCTCCGGGCGTGCCCGCGATGCCTTTAGTCTGTCGAGTGAAAAGGCGGAATTGCGGGATCGCTATGGACGAAACACTTTCGGTCAAAGCTGCTTGCTGGCTAGACGACTGGTGGAAGCGGGCACCCGTGTCGTGGAAGTGATTTGGCCCAAAGTTGCCAATTCCGATAATCATTCCTGGGACCATCACTCTGGACTTACAGAGCGCATGAAGGATCGCTCTGCTCCGATGCTCGATTCAGGGTTGAGCACTCTCATTGAAGATCTTGATGAACGCGGCATGCTCGAGGAAACACTCGTGGTGGCCATCGGAGAATTTGGCCGATCGCCGCAGCGCGGTGTTTCCACGTCCGGCAACAACAATTCCGCTGACGGCCGCGACCACTGGCCATACTGCTATACCGCAATCGTGGCTGGCGCTGGAGTCAAACGTGGTTACGTCCACGGCAAGAGCGATAAAACCGCCTCCGCGCCGCTAGAGGATCCCGTACATCCCATCGAACTGCTGGCATCCATCTACCATGCCTTTGGTATTGCGCCAGATACCATCGTGTACAACCATCTAAACCAACCGAGAGAGCTTGTGAAAGCGGAGGCGCTAACCGCGATTTTTAGTTAG
- a CDS encoding DUF1549 domain-containing protein — protein sequence MTVHLWLKLLMATFCVVGFSIGRVSQAAESGAKISYQRQIEPIFRNHCQGCHQPAKSLGGFEMTQFEHLLGVGESGEQAIVPGAPDQSHLLRQITPVDGEADMPKDQAPLNAADIELIAQWIAEGAVSDQPDQGPKYTADSPPEYTRAPLISALAYSKDGQWIAVSGFQEVLLLNADTLAIQQRLIGLSERIESLDFSPDSTKLAVTGGIPGELGEVQLWEVASGELLLSHQVGYDTVYGGAFSPDGSLIAFGCTDNTVRAIDAQTGMQRLHQGAHDDWISACEFTPDGKHLLSAGRDMTVKLTEVETERFVDNITSITPGALRGGIYSLSMHPERTEVFVGGADGIPKVYRVFRETERRIGDDANLIRQYPAMQGRIFSAEISPNGKYLAAVSTLDGTSWLHVYPYDFDGELPEDVKEAMSQRVTQRTPEQKKLIDEYTNQISTPVFELELAGESLYRIAFSPSGDRIVLGGNGGQLHVLAVPSGERLWDTCPFPLNAEHADSVSSSSHLAATTGLPPEPSSLPKETEERAGLPDDAIVELLVSPTQIELASVRDSVQLVVTAIYESGQRCDVTRLATLTSPHAAVTLSPLGVVRLEPTAKMPCPSEPLPLTIQWGSQSIQVPFDATAVTELAATDFIRDVNPLISRLGCNSGTCHGGQKGKNGFKLSLRGYDPLEDLRALSDDLVSRRLNTAEPDASLMLLKPLGKVPHEGGVLYTEDSVYYSTFRDWIAQGASLNRDSAKVAKIELYPNNPVIEREGSWQQFRVVAHYPDGTTRDVTQEAFIESGNSEVCKSFQGGRVQGIRRGEAPILARYEGTYAAATVTVMGDRSGFEWQPQAGYNRIDELVATKWERMKLLPSEVCEDHVFLRRVYLDLVGLPPTGETLKAFLSDPRPSRTKRRDLIDSLIGSPDYVDHWTNKWADLLQVNSKFIGSDGAKAFRDWIRHSIDTNQPYDEFAREILTASGSNKENPPASYYKILRDPDMIMENTTHLFLAVRFNCNKCHDHPFERWTQDQYYEMAAFFAQTALKEDPASEGKKLGGSAIDGAKPLYEEVVEDPQGQMLHIRTGKEVAPAFPYDCEFECDQDASRRDRLAAWITSPDNRYFAASFVNRLWGYMTGTGLITPLDDIRAGNPPTNPELLEHLTREFVDSDFDVEHIIRLICNSRTYQLSIATHAWNAGDSINYSHAKARRLPAEVLYDTVYRVTGAVSSIPGVEPGTRAASLPDVAVQLEDGFLNNLGRPVRESACECERSDDLQLGPIMALVSGPTIGKAISDPLCALPKMAATELTEDEMVREIYLRILCREASDEEVATVLKAAEDIATDHQQMTEHLSEKEHWWEGERARLEAERLEALAVTEKAIVDRTAAIAEQRAQLERERLERIASVEEALADYGTKATQRVETYLENNSVHPNWYPLSASSLAASNGATLVPQADRSIVASGKTDKGTYTLTFKTPLRSIRGFRLEALPVEGIPGGGPGLPPNGNFVVTEIELSAKSLSDPAVESKVQLASGKADFSQNGFSPEAAFDGQKEDQGGWAVSPNGGVGHWAVFQTQSPIDYEGGVELTFVIHQYHNAAHHRLAHFRLSVTTDDGEIPLGLPEEFAAGQALDASLRTAENLPALFSYLEKSDAEGAKLRKNLADAQRVVPEDSQLVALRGKAEKLRVETAEDPKLVQLRADVETSREQLTHRRLTLAQDLSWALINSPAFLFNH from the coding sequence ATGACGGTTCATCTTTGGCTCAAGTTGCTTATGGCCACCTTCTGCGTTGTTGGTTTTTCCATCGGGCGCGTTTCGCAAGCTGCGGAATCTGGTGCGAAGATCAGTTATCAGCGACAAATCGAGCCGATTTTCCGCAACCACTGCCAAGGCTGCCACCAACCGGCGAAATCACTCGGCGGATTCGAAATGACGCAGTTCGAGCATCTGCTCGGGGTCGGCGAAAGCGGTGAACAAGCAATCGTGCCTGGAGCGCCGGATCAAAGCCATTTGCTTCGACAGATCACCCCGGTCGACGGGGAAGCGGACATGCCGAAGGATCAGGCCCCTCTCAATGCCGCAGACATTGAGCTTATCGCGCAGTGGATCGCCGAGGGAGCGGTCAGCGACCAGCCTGACCAAGGTCCGAAGTACACCGCAGATTCCCCTCCGGAGTATACCCGAGCTCCGCTCATCTCCGCGCTCGCCTATTCCAAGGATGGGCAGTGGATCGCCGTGAGCGGTTTTCAGGAAGTGTTGCTACTGAATGCCGATACCTTGGCGATTCAGCAACGTCTTATCGGATTGAGCGAACGTATCGAGTCTCTTGATTTTTCTCCAGACTCCACCAAATTGGCCGTGACCGGTGGAATTCCAGGGGAACTTGGGGAGGTGCAGCTGTGGGAGGTGGCGTCTGGCGAACTTCTACTCAGCCACCAAGTCGGATACGACACGGTGTATGGAGGAGCTTTCTCGCCAGACGGTTCTTTGATTGCATTTGGATGCACCGACAATACGGTGCGTGCAATTGACGCTCAAACCGGCATGCAACGTCTCCATCAGGGGGCTCACGATGACTGGATCTCCGCTTGCGAGTTCACCCCCGACGGCAAGCACTTGCTTTCCGCCGGACGCGACATGACCGTCAAGCTGACCGAAGTGGAGACGGAGAGGTTTGTCGACAATATTACCTCCATTACGCCCGGCGCGCTGCGCGGGGGAATCTACTCTTTGTCCATGCACCCAGAGCGTACCGAAGTGTTCGTGGGTGGCGCCGACGGCATCCCGAAGGTCTACCGAGTTTTCCGAGAAACAGAACGACGCATTGGCGACGATGCCAACCTGATTCGCCAATACCCGGCGATGCAAGGGCGTATTTTTAGTGCTGAGATCTCTCCCAACGGCAAGTACCTGGCAGCCGTCAGTACGCTGGATGGTACCAGCTGGCTACATGTCTACCCCTACGATTTCGATGGTGAATTGCCCGAGGATGTCAAAGAGGCGATGTCGCAACGCGTTACCCAGCGCACGCCAGAGCAGAAGAAACTGATCGATGAATATACCAATCAAATTTCAACGCCGGTGTTTGAATTGGAGCTCGCCGGGGAAAGTCTGTATCGCATTGCCTTTTCTCCGTCGGGAGATCGCATCGTCCTAGGAGGAAACGGCGGACAATTGCACGTCCTGGCGGTGCCCAGTGGGGAGCGACTTTGGGACACATGTCCATTCCCCTTGAATGCCGAACACGCAGATTCCGTAAGCAGCTCCTCGCACTTGGCGGCCACAACCGGATTGCCTCCCGAACCAAGCTCACTGCCCAAGGAGACTGAAGAGAGAGCTGGCTTACCAGACGACGCGATCGTGGAACTACTGGTGTCTCCCACTCAAATTGAATTGGCAAGTGTTCGTGACTCCGTGCAGTTAGTGGTCACGGCAATCTATGAGTCTGGGCAACGCTGCGACGTCACACGCTTAGCGACGCTGACGAGTCCTCACGCAGCAGTGACGCTATCTCCACTGGGAGTCGTCCGACTCGAACCGACCGCGAAAATGCCGTGCCCTTCTGAACCGTTGCCACTGACGATCCAATGGGGCTCGCAATCAATTCAAGTTCCGTTTGACGCGACCGCCGTGACTGAACTTGCAGCCACCGATTTCATCCGAGATGTAAATCCACTCATTTCGAGATTGGGGTGCAATTCAGGCACCTGCCATGGAGGCCAAAAGGGGAAGAATGGTTTCAAGTTATCGTTGCGTGGCTATGACCCACTCGAGGATCTTCGAGCCCTGAGCGACGATCTAGTTTCCCGTCGCTTGAACACCGCTGAACCCGATGCGAGTCTGATGTTGCTCAAGCCGCTTGGCAAGGTTCCCCACGAGGGTGGCGTCCTGTATACCGAAGACAGCGTTTACTATTCCACCTTTCGCGACTGGATTGCTCAGGGTGCTAGTTTGAATCGCGATTCCGCCAAAGTCGCCAAGATCGAACTTTATCCGAACAATCCCGTCATCGAGCGCGAAGGCTCGTGGCAGCAATTCCGCGTGGTAGCACACTATCCAGATGGAACAACTCGCGATGTCACGCAAGAGGCATTTATCGAATCGGGCAACAGCGAGGTTTGTAAGAGTTTCCAAGGAGGACGCGTCCAAGGAATTCGACGAGGTGAAGCTCCCATTCTAGCGCGTTACGAAGGAACCTACGCGGCTGCCACCGTAACAGTCATGGGGGATCGCAGCGGTTTCGAGTGGCAGCCACAGGCGGGATACAATCGTATCGACGAATTGGTCGCGACAAAGTGGGAACGCATGAAACTGCTACCTTCGGAAGTCTGTGAAGACCATGTGTTTCTGCGGCGTGTCTACTTGGACTTGGTGGGATTACCCCCCACCGGTGAAACGCTAAAAGCCTTCCTCTCCGATCCGCGTCCAAGCCGCACGAAGCGTCGCGATTTGATTGATTCTCTGATTGGAAGTCCCGACTACGTCGACCACTGGACGAACAAGTGGGCCGATTTGCTGCAAGTCAATTCAAAATTCATCGGTTCCGATGGAGCCAAAGCCTTCCGAGATTGGATTCGGCATTCCATTGATACCAATCAACCCTACGACGAATTTGCCCGCGAAATCCTGACCGCCTCAGGATCCAATAAGGAGAATCCACCGGCGTCGTACTACAAAATTTTGCGTGATCCCGACATGATCATGGAGAATACCACCCACCTATTCTTGGCGGTGCGTTTCAATTGCAACAAGTGTCACGACCATCCCTTTGAACGGTGGACCCAAGATCAGTACTACGAGATGGCCGCCTTTTTTGCTCAGACGGCACTAAAAGAAGATCCTGCCAGCGAGGGGAAGAAGCTGGGCGGATCGGCCATCGATGGCGCCAAACCGCTGTATGAAGAAGTGGTTGAAGATCCCCAAGGTCAAATGTTGCATATCCGAACTGGAAAGGAAGTGGCACCGGCATTCCCCTACGACTGCGAATTCGAATGCGACCAGGATGCCAGTCGCCGCGATCGTTTGGCTGCTTGGATTACCTCTCCAGACAACCGCTACTTTGCCGCCAGTTTTGTCAATCGCTTGTGGGGTTACATGACCGGTACGGGATTGATCACTCCACTCGACGACATTCGAGCCGGCAATCCGCCGACCAATCCGGAGCTTCTGGAGCACCTGACGCGGGAATTCGTCGACAGCGATTTCGACGTTGAACACATCATTCGTTTGATATGCAATTCTCGCACTTACCAACTCTCCATTGCGACGCATGCTTGGAACGCTGGGGATTCCATCAACTATTCACACGCAAAGGCACGGCGTTTGCCTGCCGAGGTGTTGTACGACACGGTCTATCGCGTTACCGGCGCAGTCTCTTCCATTCCGGGAGTTGAACCCGGAACACGGGCGGCGTCGCTTCCGGACGTCGCGGTGCAACTGGAGGACGGGTTCCTGAACAACTTAGGACGGCCTGTCCGCGAGAGCGCCTGCGAGTGCGAGCGATCCGACGATTTGCAACTCGGTCCCATCATGGCGTTGGTTAGCGGACCAACGATTGGCAAGGCGATCAGCGACCCGCTGTGCGCACTGCCCAAAATGGCCGCTACCGAATTGACGGAAGACGAAATGGTGCGAGAGATCTACTTGCGCATTCTCTGTCGCGAAGCAAGTGATGAAGAGGTTGCCACCGTACTCAAGGCGGCAGAGGACATTGCTACGGACCATCAGCAGATGACGGAGCATCTGTCCGAGAAAGAACATTGGTGGGAGGGGGAGCGCGCCAGGCTCGAAGCAGAGCGATTGGAGGCCTTGGCGGTCACGGAGAAAGCCATCGTCGATCGCACAGCGGCCATCGCTGAGCAGCGCGCCCAACTCGAACGGGAACGGTTGGAGCGCATCGCCTCCGTGGAAGAGGCCTTGGCTGACTATGGAACGAAGGCAACCCAACGCGTTGAAACATATCTTGAGAACAATTCGGTTCATCCCAACTGGTACCCTCTTTCTGCCAGCTCGCTGGCAGCATCCAACGGTGCCACCTTAGTACCTCAAGCCGACCGCTCGATTGTCGCCAGCGGAAAGACCGACAAAGGGACGTACACCCTCACGTTCAAGACACCCTTGCGTAGCATTCGTGGTTTCCGCTTGGAAGCGTTGCCGGTTGAGGGAATTCCTGGCGGAGGACCGGGGTTGCCCCCCAATGGAAATTTTGTGGTTACGGAGATCGAGCTCTCCGCTAAGTCGCTGAGCGATCCGGCAGTAGAAAGCAAGGTTCAACTGGCGAGCGGAAAAGCCGATTTCTCTCAAAACGGATTCTCGCCAGAAGCTGCTTTCGATGGACAGAAAGAGGATCAAGGCGGCTGGGCCGTTTCGCCCAACGGCGGAGTTGGCCACTGGGCAGTCTTCCAGACCCAGTCCCCCATCGATTATGAGGGGGGCGTCGAGCTCACCTTCGTGATCCATCAGTACCATAACGCAGCGCACCACCGGCTAGCCCATTTCCGACTATCCGTAACGACCGATGATGGCGAGATTCCCTTGGGCCTGCCCGAGGAGTTTGCTGCCGGGCAAGCGTTAGACGCCAGTTTGAGAACTGCTGAAAACTTGCCCGCGCTCTTCAGCTACCTCGAGAAGAGCGACGCTGAGGGAGCCAAACTGCGGAAAAACTTGGCAGACGCGCAACGCGTCGTCCCCGAGGATTCGCAATTGGTCGCCCTGCGCGGCAAGGCGGAGAAGTTGCGGGTAGAAACGGCCGAGGATCCTAAGCTCGTTCAGCTAAGAGCCGACGTGGAGACGAGTCGCGAACAGTTGACTCATCGCCGTCTGACACTCGCTCAAGATCTTAGTTGGGCCTTAATCAATAGCCCCGCTTTTCTCTTCAATCACTAG